CGCATGGTTGCGGAGTATCTGGAGAAGGCCTACCTGCCCGCGTTCCTCGCAGCGCCGTCGTCGTGACGGCAAGGCTGGTTGACCCGGCTCGGTCGACCGAACCAGTCGATGAACGCTTATCGGTTCGGTCCGATGAACTCTCGGACCTGCCGAGCCCGCGAGGACCCACTGGAGTGTTCAGATTCGTGTGTTCCGCCGACGATGGCGTTCGCGTTCGCGAGTGAGTCGTGTAGGTTGCTTGGTCATTCCTCCGGGGATGGTGGCTCCTGTCGGTGCTTTCAGTTCGGGTCCTGTGTTCGGTCCCGCCGTCTGAGCCACGCATGACAAGGCAAACAAGGCCTTGATTCAACGGGAGAAGATGCAATGAGCGTTCGTGTTTCTGGAATCGTGGCCGCCGTGTTCGGGGCTGGTCTGTTGAGCAGCTCCGCCATGGCCAGTGTGAGCTGGAGCTACTTCGGCGGGGGTGATGCCGGGTTCAATGCGCTGACCAACAACGGTTCGCTTGAGCGCGCCGTCGCCGAAGGTCGAATCGGCAACAACGCCCTGTCGGGCACATGGGAGCGCGCCATCTGGCAGCAGGGTGGTGTGGGCGGAACGAAGGCCGAAGGTCAGTTTGTCTGGGGCAATGGGTCTGCGTACGCCTGGAGCTTCAACTGGGATGGCGTCAACACGGTGACCTTCAATCTTGCCGACACCTCGATCTCCTGGAACCAGGTGGCCGGAGACTTCACCGACATCTTCATCCGAACCCGTTCGGGCAACGACTCTTCGCTGCTGCTGAGTGAACTCGCCTTCAGCGGAGTCGATGGCAACCTGAACCCCGGGAATCTCTTCTCAACGGGTAACGGTGATGTGAACTACCTCCAGATCACCAACGGTGGGTCGCCTCTCGGCGCCTTCTCCCTCGGAGGATTGGTGCAGTTCGACTGGACGGGCAATCCCCCCACCAACTCGGCCCTGGCCTTCCAGGTCAAGTTCACCAATGTCATTCCCGCTCCGGCGTCCATGGCTCTTCTCGGCCTCGCTGGCGTGCTCCGCCGTCGTCGTCGCGGTTGAGTTCAGTCGCGCGGACTGCGGACCAACTCATCCAATGCGGATGAGGCCTCGACTCGCAAGCGTGCATCCAAGCAGCTTGTAGAGGACACGAGCGCCGACATTCGCGTTCCATTCGCCGTCGCCGCGTGCTGGCGCGACCTCACAGAGGTCGAATCCCAGCACGCGGCGTCCGCTTGTGGCGAGCATGAAGAGCAGGGTGCTTACCTCGGCGAACGAAAGTCCGCCGGGAACGGGCGTGCCGGTCCCGGGACAGAGGTCGGGCGTGAGGCCATCGATGTCGAAGGAGATGTAGACCTCTTGCGGGAGCATGTCGATCATCTCGCGACAGAGTGAGCGCCATGTTCCGCGAGGTCCGCCAGCGAACTGCCGATCGCGCAGCTCCTGATCGCGAAAGCAGCAAATTCGCCCTCGCGAGCGGTTCACGCTCTCCATCTCGCGAACTCCAAAATCGCGGATGCCCACCTGCACCAGTTTGGCCACCTGCGGCAGGCGGCTCATGACATTGTGGAAGATGCTCGCATGGGACCATGTGAACCCTTCGAAGGACTCGCGCAGATCGGCATGAGCATCGATCTGGAGGATGCCGAGACCGGGCTGGCGATGCGCGAGTTCCTCGATGAGTCCGAACGGTGTCGAGTGATCACCTCCGAGAAGCGCAGGGATGGCTCCTCGTTCGAGAATGCGCTTCGCGTGTGAACGCACGAAGGTGTTGACGCGTGCGCTTGCACGATTCACCGCATCGAGCGCCTTCGCGTGATGGCGATTCCGCGGGTCGGCACCGCCGGCACGGATGATCGGCTCAGCTCGTCGGCGCGTCTCCTTGGAGAGCGCGGCAATCTCGCTCGGGAAGGGCAGCAACGCCGGGCCACCTCGCCAGATCGCGCCGTACTGGCCATCCTGGAGATCAACCTGGCGACTGGCTTCCAGCACGGCGCGAGGACCCGATGCAGTGCCCGGTCGGTAGCTGGTGGTGGCGTCGAAGGGCACGGGAATCACGACAACCGCAGCATCCTGATGGTGGAACGGCAGACCGAAGAGGCCGTCGCCCGTGGCCGCAGCGTCGGGATCGAAGGAGGGCGGAAGATGCGGCGCGACAGGTGTCCCGGGTGCAGCGGCGCGGCGTGAGCGCCGCGGAGCGGCGGGGGAGCGACGGGTTGTCGTGCGGGGCATGCACTCAATGTAGACGCTGGCTCCGATCGACGCAGCACTCGGTCGGACACTCGGCGCCGACTCGGTGCATTCGCACGCCGCCGTTGATGACCCGGCAACAAGCCGCGTGGCGCGGCGACTTCGTTCAATCCTCACAGTCGATGCACGACGGCGCGGGCATCTCTCAGACGATGGCGCTGGTCATGCTTCTGGCGGCCGTCGTGGGGATGGCGGCGACGGTGCTTCGGCAGCCGCTCATCGTCGCCTTGATTGCGGTGGGGATCTTGGTCGGACCGTCGGGGCTCGAACTCGTGCACTCCGAGGGCGAGGTCGAGTGGCTCGCCTCGATCGGCGTTGCCGTCCTCCTCTTTCTCGTGGGGCTGAAGCTCGATGTCGAGGTGATTCGAAGCATGGGGCCGGTGGCGCTCGCGACCGGGCTCGGGCAGGTCGCCTTCACCTCCATCGTCGGTTCCGCGATCTGCGACGCGCTCGGCCTGAGTGTCGTCACCAGCATCTATGTCGCGGTGGCGCTGTCGTTCTCCAGCACGATCATCATCGTGAAGCTCCTCTCCGACAAGCGGGAGATTGATGCGCTCCACGGTCGGATCGCCGTCGGCTACCTGATCGTGCAGGACCTGGTGGTCATTCTCGCGATGATTGCGCTCTCGGTGATCGGTCCGGTGCGCGAGGCTGGCGATGAACCGCTGGCCAGCACGCTCTGGTGGAGTGCCGTGATCATCGTCGGCAAGGGACTCGATCTCCTGCTCGGCGTGGCGGTGCTGATGAAGTGGGTCCTGCCGCGGCTGGTGCGCCTTGTTGCACGCTCGCAGGAATTGCTTCTCATCTTCGCGATCGCGTGGGCCGTCGGCATGGCCGCCGTCGGCGAGTGGCTCGGTTTCCGCCGCGAAGTGGGAGCGTTCCTCGCCGGCATCTCGCTCGCGTCGACTCACTATCGGGACGCGATCGGCGTGCGTCTCACGAGTCTGCGCGACTTCCTGCTGCTCTTCTTCTTCCTCGGTCTCGGCGCGTCGTTGGACCTGAGCCAACTCGGGGCGCAGGTGATCGCCGCGCTCATTCTCTCGCTCTTCGTCCTCATCGGGAATCCCCTGATCGTGATGGTCATCATGGGCGTGATGGGCTATCGGCGACGAACGGGCTATCTCGCCGGACTCACCGTCGCCCAGATCAGCGACTTCTCACTGATCCTCTGTGCGCTGGGGGTGTCGCTCGGGCATCTCTTCGGAGACCATGGGATTGGTCACGCTCGTCGGTCTTATCACCATCGGCCTGTCGACCTATCTCATTCTCTACTCCCATCCGCTCCATGACCGCCTCGCGCCGTGGCTTGGCCTCTTCGAAAGAGCCGTTCCGCATCGTGAAGGCGATGAACCGGAAGCGGGTGTCTTCGATGCGATCGTGATCGGCATGGGTCGATTCGGAACTCACATCTCCGCGGGGCTTCGTGCGCTGGGATTTCGCGTAGCCGTGGTTGACTTCGACCCGCAGGTCATTTGCGCGGCGCGGAAGCGCGGGATCGAAGCCCACTATGGCGACGCGGAAGATCCGGAGTTGCCCCTTCGCCTGCCCCTGCGAGGTGTGCAATGGGTCATCGGCACCATGCCCGATCTTCAGGCCAATCGGATGTTCGTGAAGCACCTGCGCGAGCATGGATATCGCGGCGATATCGCGGTGACGGCGCACTCTCGTACGGATGCCGAGACCTTGTCGGCTCTTGGCGCCGGGATGATCCTCCTGCCCTACAAGGATGCGGCGGATCAGGCCGTGGAGCGCCTCGCCTCGGTCATGCATGGCCTCACGAAGGTGTCATCGACGGTGCAGGCGCCATCAGCGCCGCCGTGACCCGGTGATCCGGAGCGATCGTGCCTCGCTCGAAGTCCGTGGCGTTCCTGAGCGTGATCTCGGCGATGGCGGTACAGGCCTCGCGCGTGAAGAACCCCTGGTGGGCGGTGATGAGCACATTCGGGAAGGTCATCAACCGGACAAAGACATCGTCCTGAATGACCGCCTGCGAGAGGTCCTTGAAGAAGAGATCGCCTTCTTCCTCGTAGACATCGAGACCGACGGAACCGATGCGACCCTCCTTGAGCGCGGTGATGAGCGCTCGCGTGTCGATGATGGCCCCGCGACTGGTGTTGATCAGCGTGACGCCGCGCCTCATCCCGGCGAGGGCGCGCTCATTGACCAGATGGTGCGTCGCTGGCGTGAGCGGGCAGTGGATGGTCACGATGTCACTCTGTGCGTAGAGCACTTCGAGCGGGACGAAGTCGACCCCCATGGCGCGGCAGGTCTCGTTCACTTGCACATCGAAGGCGATCACCTTGCAGCCGAAGCCGCGAAGGATCCGGCAGACCACTTCGCCGATGCGACCCGTGCCGATGACACCGACGGTCCGGCCATGCATGTCGTAGCCCATCAGGCCGTCGATTTCGAAGTTCTGCTCACGGACCCGGTTGAAGGCGCGGTGGAACTTGCGATTCAGAGTCAGCATCAGGCCGACCGTGTGCTCCGCCACCGAGTGCGGTGAATAGGCGGGCACGCGAAGAACGGTAAGACCGAGGCGCCCCGCCTCCGTGAGGTCAACATGATTGAAGCCCGCGGAGCGCAGCAGAATGAGTTTCGTGCCGCCAGCATGCAGGCGTTCCAGCACCGGGGCGGAGGCGTCGTCGCCGACGAAGATCGAGACCGCTTCACAGCCCGAGGCGAGCGCCGCGGTGCGAGCCACCAGGCGCTCGGGATGAAGATGCAGGCGATGCCTCGCCTGCTCGTTGGCGGCCTGCAGGAATGGCTCCTCATAGCGACGACATGAGAAGAGCGCGATGTTCATGGAGTCGACAGACTACGCTCATCGCGCCGTGAGTATGCGCGAGAACCGCTCCCTGCCGGTGGCCGTCGTGATCTGCCCCATGGAGATCGAGCGCTCCGCGGTGTCGCGGTCCCTGCGACGGGTCCATGTCGAGGGGGTGGAGGTGATTCGATGCGGCATCGGTCGCGAGGCCATTACCGGCGCCGTCGAACGGGTGGCCCGCGCCAGCCGGGCCGAGCACCCGACCACGGCACACGCGCACCAACGAGAAGGCGCTGACGAGGCGATCGACGCGCGGCTTCAACTGTCGACTCATCACCCGCTCATCATTCTTGCTGGCGCCTGCGGTGCGCTCCGCGAAGTGGACGATGTGCCTCCCATCGCCCGCGTCATCGATGAGCACGGTGGCTGCTGGGACGATGGCATGGGGATGGATCCGTCGGGCGTCACGCTGATCGCGGTCGATCGCGTGATCAGCACACCGGAGGCCAAGGCGCATCTGGCTCGTGCCAGCGGTGCCGCCGTGGTGGACATGGAGTCACACGCCTTCGCCGCGACCTGTCGGCGCCACGCGCTTCCCTGGGCGGTGGTGCGGGGGGTGAGCGACGCTCCCCACGAGGTACTTCCCGAGGAAGTCCTTCGGTGGATCGCCCCCGACGGTCGCACACGGACCTGGCGGGCGCTCGCCGATCTCGCGCGGCGGCCCTCTCTCATTCCCCACATGCGCGGGGTTCTCGCTCGCTCGCGCCGCGTGCTCCCGCGTGTGGGCGAGCGCACGGTGGAAGTCGCCCTCGCTTGGCGACGAGAGACCGCCAGCGCGTCGTTCAGCCTTCTGGCCAGGAGTCAGGCATCCACCGAGGCAGATCGCTGATCGAGCGACGGGCCGCATCGGAAGTCGGCACTCCCCACGCTTCGAAGAACGGCCCGAGGTTGACACTGCTCGCTCGGCTGAAGCGGACCATCCACTGGTCACGCTTCTCATCGTCGCTCCGAGGACGCTCCGAAGCCGGTAGCGCTCGATACTCGGCAAAGACCCTCTTGAAGGTCTCCCACCCGAAGGCCTCCTGAAGTTGCAGGTACATCTGGAGCGCGAGGAAGGGATCGTTCTTCCATTCTTCGAAGGGGGCGCCCTTGGCAAGATGCTCCTTCACCGAAGGCGGCCGATCGACCGCGGGGTGTCCACGGCTTCCAGGCTCGGGCGAGCAGATCGAGTCGATCGCGTAGAGCGTGAAGAGATTGACCGTGACCTCCACGGTGCCGTCGAAGGTCCAGGCACCTTCCTGGTGGTTGTGTCCGAGTTCATGAAGAAGGCCCCATGAGCCTCTCTGCAAGCGATCGAGCGACACCATGTCGATGGCGGCGTCGAGATGCGTCATGATCGGATAGCCGCTGTGCATGTAGCCCGCGCTGATCTGGAGGTCGGCAACGAATCGGTGGGGGAAGGGAGGATCGAGCGGAATCGTGGCTAGTGTCGCGTGGGCGTCGCTGATCCTGTTCCAGAACTCCATGACCCCGGTGGGATCGTCGAGCTCTCGAAGGACCGCACTTGGCACCGAGACGATCACCTTCGATGACTCGAGTTCCCCCCAGGGCGCAGGCGCGTGTCTGGCGCTCGCCCACTCATCGGGCGTTGTCGAACCGAGGATGAAGCGGGGGGCCTCAATGGCGCCGCTCACCAGGAGCGCGAGCGAACCCGGTCGACGCGAAGTGACCTCGAGATAGATGAGACCACCGAAGGCGCTCGCGGCATGAATGCCGTCGGCTGCACCGGGAACGATGGTGACGATCTCCGGAACGCGCTGCCAGCGCTCAAGGTGCCAGAGCTGATCGGTGTGACAGCCGATGCGAAGAAGGAGCCCCTCAGCCGAGTGATCCTCTTCCTCGGGCACGACCGTGATGACTTCGCCGGGTGGCGCATAGAGCCCTGTGCTCTGCCAGCCGCCTTTCGCGAGATCGATTTCGACGCGGCGCTCGACCCTCGGGGCGCTCTCCGGCACCTCGCCGGGAAACGCGGATGCGGCAGGATGGACCGTGACTTCTTCCGGCGTCCGGTGTCGGTCCCTCTCAAGTCGAAGCGCGAGCAGCGTGCGCTCAAGGGCCTGCCGCGCGCGAAGCGGCTTCTCCTGAGATGGTCCCTGCGCGGCGATCGCCACCGCAGCGGGTGATTCGAGAATCTCCATCGCTTGCCGCATGAGCGGATGGTCCCTGGGCAGCACGCGAAGTGCGGCGAGGAGAGTGCTTCCCACCTGCGGATCCAAGGCGGGTGGTGCGCTCGCGCCTGGGTGAGAGGAGATCGCGCCTTCGAGTGCGTCGAGCGCCTGTTCCGCGTGGGTTGAGTTTGGCAGCATCGTCACGGTGAAGGCGCCGGGCTCGGTGGGTTCAAGCGTTCCATCGCACCAGGCGAGACCTGCGTCGAGCAGCAGCCGATTGCCCGGGTGTTCATGAATCGTGCGACCGGGATTGAGCTGGAGCCAGCCCCATCCGAGGCCTGCGGTCAAAAGGCCTCCACCATCTCGGATGAATCGCGCCACGGCCTCGCGCTCGCCATCACCGATGGAGTGAGCGTCGATGACCACGGCGTCGAAGTCGCGGAGAGCGTCGGGCCATCGGCCGCGCAGCGCTTCGGCCTTGAAGCCCGCGCCGCGAAGGAGCGTGAGCATGGCGTCATTGCGAAGAACACCGATGCGAGTGGCTTCGCCTCCGCCAAGCCAGGTCACGGCGTTGATGACGAAGCGCGAGGTGCCGGTGTGTCTGAGCGCCTCACCACCGATCATGCCCCCGTGCCCCAACGCAATCACGCGGCCCTTGTCCCACCGGGCAGCGGCAGCCACGGGCAGGACACTGCGGGCGTCGTGCCGACCCGCCACCAGCACTCGGGCATCAGCTCCGAGCACGGCGAGGGGGCCTGGGACACCAGCCGTTGCGAGTGCCGGCACGCCATCGAGAACTTCAGAGGCGATGAGCACCTGCACCGGTGGAGGTTCCGCGCGGGCCGGCTTGGAAAGTCCTCCCGCTGCAGTCATCAGGGCGGCGAGCAGGGTCGCGCCCAAGGCCAGTGGGTGTGGTCCAGTCATCATCTACGGAAACGGTAGCACGCCCCGCACAGGTGTCAGGGTCACTGCGGCCTCACTGGCCGACAACTTCTCGAAGCGGGGCAAAGCGGAGGGGCAATCGGATCGAAGATCAATAGGCACACTTCTCTACGGCAAGGTGCGCCCTCACGCCATGGCTCTCCGCCCGTCCATTATCGTCTCCGCCCGAGGCTTGCATGCTCGGAGGCGGCCATTGCAGCCCGCTCGATCTCGCGGTCGCGCGTTCACGATCATCGAGATCCTGATTGTCGTCTTCATCATCTCGGTGCTGGCGGCGCTGGTCATTCCTCGCGTGCTCTCGGCCATGACTGAGTCGAAGGAGGAAGCAGCGAAGGCCCGGGGAAGTCAGCTCTACACGCTGATGGTGCGCTACAACCAGTTCCATCCCGACAGTGCCATTCCCCTTTCGGACGGACCTGTCGCTGCGGCGGATCTGGCCAAGCTCGTGAGCGTGAACTACTGCACCGACGATGACCTGGTGAATCAGGTTGACTCGTCCAAGGGGTGGAGCATCGTCTCAGGTCGGCTTGTCCCGAGTCCATAACCAGTGGGGGCTGCGGTCCCTTATGGGGCTGGTCGCGGCCCGCAGCTTCGGAACCCGGTGCCGATTGCGACGCCGGTCAAACGAGGGGTGCGGACGCCGCGTCACGAGTCACTTCTCAAGAACTTTCGAATTGGCCCGATCTTCGTTCTTGGCGAGGTCCGGAAGCGCAGTTAGTCTGTCCAGTGGCGTGGGAGGTGCGCGGTCGGCTCGGTGGCAATCTTCGATTGCGGTCGTCGCGTCATTCGAAGTCGGAGGATCCTGATGCACCACCGCCGTCATCGCCCAGCGCGCTCGCGCCTGCTGATCGCATGTCTTCTGCCGCTGGGCAGTTCGTGGGCTCTCTCGGCCGCCGCCGCAGGCGACATCGTGCCGCAGCCCAAGGCGGGAGCGCCAATTGCGGGACTGACCCCCGATGAACTCGATCGCTTCTTCAAGGGCCGTCAGCGATACCAGCACAACTTCACCGTGGCCGAGGGGCTCGGCCCGATCTTCAACAAGGTCGGCTGCGCCGAGTGCCACACGAATCCGATCGGCGGCTGGGGGCAGATCACCGTCACCCGGTTTGCGCTCGAGGAGAAGAAGTCCTTTGACGATCTGGCCTGGCTCGGCGGCCCCGTTCATCAGGTGGGATCGATCGATCCCGACTGCGAGGAGATCATCCCCCCGATCGCCAATGTGATCGCCAAGCGAGTGACCAACTCCTCGCTTGCGTTCGGCTTGATTGAAGCGATTCCAGATGCGGACATTCTGGCCAATGCCGATCCCTTCGATTCCAACGCCGACGGCATTTCCGGGCGCGTCCACTGGGTCGAGCCGGTCGAGGCGCGGGGCACACTGCGAGCCGGTCGTTTCGGATGGAAGGCGCAGGTGGCGACGGTCCTGACCTTCTCCGCCGATGCGGCGCTGAATGAGATCGGCATCACGAACCGCTTCTTTCCCCACGAGAACGCGCCGAATGGCGACCTCGATCGTCTGGCCAACTGCGACCAGATCCCGGATATCGAGGACATCGCTGATGCGGAAGGCTTCGAGTTCATCGACCGCGTGACTGACTTCCAGCGCTTCCTCGGTCCGCCGCCGCAGACGCCGAAGTCAGGCATGGCCGGGGAAGCAATCTTCCACGCCATCGGCTGCGCGAAGTGCCACATCGCCGAATGGACGACCGCCAACGATCCTGCGATTGAAGCGGCGCTGCGTGGCAAGACGATCCGACCCTACTCCGACTTCCTGCTCCACAACATGGGGCTCCTCGGCGACGGCATGATCGACGGCGAAGCGCAGGAGCTCGAGATGCGAACGCCGACCCTGTGGAATCTCCGAACGCGCGATCCCATGCTCCACGACGGGCGCGCGGCGGGCGGCACCTTCGAGGAGCGCATCGCCGGACCGCAAGGTGCCATCTGGTGGCACAATGTCATTGCGAGCGAAGCCCGTCCGAGCGCTCAGGCGTTCTTCGCCCTTTCTGTCGTCGATCGCGCCAAGGTGGTGGCGTTCCTCGACTCGCTCGGCCGGCTCGAGTTCGATGCCGATGGCGATGGTTCGATCCGCTACGCCGACTTCCTGAGTTTCCAAGCGTGCTTCGGCCAGAGCGGTGTCACACCGGACGATGCCTGCGCGATCCATGACATCGACCAGGATGGATCGATCACACTCGCCGACTTCGCACTGCTGCTGGCGGTCTACGAGGACCCCAATGGCGATTGCAATGGCGACGGGATCAGCGACTTGGAGGCGATTCTTCTTGGAGCGCCCGATCTTGACGGCGACGGCATTCCCGATGGTTGCGGCCGGGTGTGCGTTGGTGATCTCGACGGCAACGGCGCCGTGAATGGCGCCGATCTCGCAATCGTGCTCGGCGCATGGGGAACCCCTGCGGCCGATCTCAATGGAGACGGAACGACCAACGGCGCGGATATTGCCGTGGTCCTGGGCCACTGGGGCGCGTGCCCCTGATGGCCAACTGATGGGTCCGACGGCAAGCGTCCGCGTGGACGACTTCACATACACCGGCCCATGGCCGGACAGGCAAGGAGATTCGAATGCAGATGATGAGATGGATTGCAGTGGCAAGCGTGGCGACGGCCTTCACCGCGCTGGCCACCGCGGACTGGGCGACCTTTGTGAACGAGACCTCCACGCGGCTGGTCGCGGCGCCGGGGCTCGGGGTCAGTGATCCCGAGGAGAAGGACTTCGCCTACGCCGACTTCAACAAGAATGGCTTCATCGATCTGGTGGTGGTGCGCAAGCAGCCCTTCACCAACCCCAACGGCAAGCGGAATGTCCTTTTCATGAACGAGGGTGGGGTGCTGGTCGACCGCACCGTCGAGTATGCAACCAATGCTGATGATGGCGGCCAGGGCTTCCTCGATATCACCAATGATCGTGATGTCGCGATCGCCGACTTCGATGGCGACGGCTGGCTCGACATCGTCACCTGCCCAGCGCTCAACCAGAACCTCCCGAAGACCATCTCGCACCCGCGCATCTACCGCAATCTCGGTAATGACGCGCAGGGCAACTGGCTCGGATTCAGATACGAGCAGGCCCGAATTCCCACCATGCCCGAGGCACCCAATGGCTGCGGCGTGGCCGTGGGTGATGTCACGGGTAACGGCCGGCCGGACATCTACATCGTCAACTATCTGAGCGCTCAGGGCGATCGCCTGCTCATCAACGACGGCAACGGCTTCTTCACCGACGAGACGCTCGTTCGCATGACGAACCAGATGATCAATTCGGGCTTCGGCACGCAGGGCGCGATCGTCGATCTCAACGGCAACGGCGTGAACGATGTCGTCAAGTCGGAGAACGGCCCGTTCAAGGTGAACTACAACAATCCCGCCAACCAGGGCTTCTTCAACAAGCATGAAGTCCCGAGTTCAGGTGCCCACTACGGCATGGCGGCGGGCGATCTGAACAATGACGGCAAGATCGACATCGTCATTGGCGACGATGGCTCGGACCGCTACCTGCTCAACCTTGGGAACAACGCGAGCGGCTCGGCGACCTTCCAGAGCAAGACCTTCTCATTCCTCTCAGGTGGCGACGATGGCTTCGGCAACAATGTGCGAATCGTCGATCTGAACAACGACGGCTTCAACGATGTGCTGATTGCCGATGTCGATGTCGACATCGGAGGGTGCTCGCGCCGGCTTCACTTCTATCGCAATCTCGGCAATGTCCCGAGCGTGACGCTTCAGGATCAGGGCACCTGCGGCATTCCCGCCGCGTCGCTGACCGGAACGCACGATGTCGCGACTTTTGACATCAACAACGATGGTTGGATCGATCTCGTCATCGGTCGATGCTCGGGCATCAGTGTCTGGATGAATGTGCCGCCGGCCGGCATCATCACCAGCTATCCGAGCGGACTGCCCGGCTTTATCACGCCGAACGCCGCGACGGTCTTCCCCGTGCGATTCACGGCGACCGGAGGCGGCACATTGGTGGCCAACTCGCCGAAGCTGAACTACTCGGTGAGTGGCGGCGCGGTGCAGGTTTCCTCGCTCGTCCTTCTTCCGAACGGCGATTACGAGGCGACGCTTCCCGCGGTCGAGTGCACTCAGACGATCAAGTGGTGGGTGAG
This region of Phycisphaeraceae bacterium genomic DNA includes:
- a CDS encoding agmatinase family protein, which gives rise to MPRTTTRRSPAAPRRSRRAAAPGTPVAPHLPPSFDPDAAATGDGLFGLPFHHQDAAVVVIPVPFDATTSYRPGTASGPRAVLEASRQVDLQDGQYGAIWRGGPALLPFPSEIAALSKETRRRAEPIIRAGGADPRNRHHAKALDAVNRASARVNTFVRSHAKRILERGAIPALLGGDHSTPFGLIEELAHRQPGLGILQIDAHADLRESFEGFTWSHASIFHNVMSRLPQVAKLVQVGIRDFGVREMESVNRSRGRICCFRDQELRDRQFAGGPRGTWRSLCREMIDMLPQEVYISFDIDGLTPDLCPGTGTPVPGGLSFAEVSTLLFMLATSGRRVLGFDLCEVAPARGDGEWNANVGARVLYKLLGCTLASRGLIRIG
- a CDS encoding cation:proton antiporter, producing the protein MTRQQAAWRGDFVQSSQSMHDGAGISQTMALVMLLAAVVGMAATVLRQPLIVALIAVGILVGPSGLELVHSEGEVEWLASIGVAVLLFLVGLKLDVEVIRSMGPVALATGLGQVAFTSIVGSAICDALGLSVVTSIYVAVALSFSSTIIIVKLLSDKREIDALHGRIAVGYLIVQDLVVILAMIALSVIGPVREAGDEPLASTLWWSAVIIVGKGLDLLLGVAVLMKWVLPRLVRLVARSQELLLIFAIAWAVGMAAVGEWLGFRREVGAFLAGISLASTHYRDAIGVRLTSLRDFLLLFFFLGLGASLDLSQLGAQVIAALILSLFVLIGNPLIVMVIMGVMGYRRRTGYLAGLTVAQISDFSLILCALGVSLGHLFGDHGIGHARRSYHHRPVDLSHSLLPSAP
- a CDS encoding NAD-binding protein, whose protein sequence is MGLVTLVGLITIGLSTYLILYSHPLHDRLAPWLGLFERAVPHREGDEPEAGVFDAIVIGMGRFGTHISAGLRALGFRVAVVDFDPQVICAARKRGIEAHYGDAEDPELPLRLPLRGVQWVIGTMPDLQANRMFVKHLREHGYRGDIAVTAHSRTDAETLSALGAGMILLPYKDAADQAVERLASVMHGLTKVSSTVQAPSAPP
- a CDS encoding 2-hydroxyacid dehydrogenase, with product MNIALFSCRRYEEPFLQAANEQARHRLHLHPERLVARTAALASGCEAVSIFVGDDASAPVLERLHAGGTKLILLRSAGFNHVDLTEAGRLGLTVLRVPAYSPHSVAEHTVGLMLTLNRKFHRAFNRVREQNFEIDGLMGYDMHGRTVGVIGTGRIGEVVCRILRGFGCKVIAFDVQVNETCRAMGVDFVPLEVLYAQSDIVTIHCPLTPATHHLVNERALAGMRRGVTLINTSRGAIIDTRALITALKEGRIGSVGLDVYEEEGDLFFKDLSQAVIQDDVFVRLMTFPNVLITAHQGFFTREACTAIAEITLRNATDFERGTIAPDHRVTAALMAPAPSMTPS
- a CDS encoding M60 family metallopeptidase, which encodes MGATLLAALMTAAGGLSKPARAEPPPVQVLIASEVLDGVPALATAGVPGPLAVLGADARVLVAGRHDARSVLPVAAAARWDKGRVIALGHGGMIGGEALRHTGTSRFVINAVTWLGGGEATRIGVLRNDAMLTLLRGAGFKAEALRGRWPDALRDFDAVVIDAHSIGDGEREAVARFIRDGGGLLTAGLGWGWLQLNPGRTIHEHPGNRLLLDAGLAWCDGTLEPTEPGAFTVTMLPNSTHAEQALDALEGAISSHPGASAPPALDPQVGSTLLAALRVLPRDHPLMRQAMEILESPAAVAIAAQGPSQEKPLRARQALERTLLALRLERDRHRTPEEVTVHPAASAFPGEVPESAPRVERRVEIDLAKGGWQSTGLYAPPGEVITVVPEEEDHSAEGLLLRIGCHTDQLWHLERWQRVPEIVTIVPGAADGIHAASAFGGLIYLEVTSRRPGSLALLVSGAIEAPRFILGSTTPDEWASARHAPAPWGELESSKVIVSVPSAVLRELDDPTGVMEFWNRISDAHATLATIPLDPPFPHRFVADLQISAGYMHSGYPIMTHLDAAIDMVSLDRLQRGSWGLLHELGHNHQEGAWTFDGTVEVTVNLFTLYAIDSICSPEPGSRGHPAVDRPPSVKEHLAKGAPFEEWKNDPFLALQMYLQLQEAFGWETFKRVFAEYRALPASERPRSDDEKRDQWMVRFSRASSVNLGPFFEAWGVPTSDAARRSISDLPRWMPDSWPEG
- a CDS encoding prepilin-type N-terminal cleavage/methylation domain-containing protein — its product is MQPARSRGRAFTIIEILIVVFIISVLAALVIPRVLSAMTESKEEAAKARGSQLYTLMVRYNQFHPDSAIPLSDGPVAAADLAKLVSVNYCTDDDLVNQVDSSKGWSIVSGRLVPSP
- a CDS encoding VCBS repeat-containing protein, yielding MQMMRWIAVASVATAFTALATADWATFVNETSTRLVAAPGLGVSDPEEKDFAYADFNKNGFIDLVVVRKQPFTNPNGKRNVLFMNEGGVLVDRTVEYATNADDGGQGFLDITNDRDVAIADFDGDGWLDIVTCPALNQNLPKTISHPRIYRNLGNDAQGNWLGFRYEQARIPTMPEAPNGCGVAVGDVTGNGRPDIYIVNYLSAQGDRLLINDGNGFFTDETLVRMTNQMINSGFGTQGAIVDLNGNGVNDVVKSENGPFKVNYNNPANQGFFNKHEVPSSGAHYGMAAGDLNNDGKIDIVIGDDGSDRYLLNLGNNASGSATFQSKTFSFLSGGDDGFGNNVRIVDLNNDGFNDVLIADVDVDIGGCSRRLHFYRNLGNVPSVTLQDQGTCGIPAASLTGTHDVATFDINNDGWIDLVIGRCSGISVWMNVPPAGIITSYPSGLPGFITPNAATVFPVRFTATGGGTLVANSPKLNYSVSGGAVQVSSLVLLPNGDYEATLPAVECTQTIKWWVSSTLSPGNVTFLDPSSAPAIGYTSISAVGTEITYRDEFEQGNVGWTVWNHPSLTGGAWELANPNGTISGGQVAAPDEDATAGDGVMAWVTENGPPGASAGAHDVDGGPTVLTSPLINLAGEDALISYSAWFFCSNAGSAGADRLEVGLSNDDGATWVNVNAILTTGSAWKNYTFRVSDWMTPTATMRVRFSVQDVPNNSTTEAGIDNFQIEKILCSTPCPADFNGDGTVNGADIAIVLGAWGQKGPPGFPGDADGNGVVNGADVAVVLGAWGACP